TTTCAGCGAGCCGAGATAGAGCTCCTGCAGGTTCGGCGGATTGGGCTTCAGGATGACCTGATACTGATAGTAGTGCTGCAGCCGGTTCGGGTTCTCGCCGTAGCGGCCGTCCTTCGGCCGGCGCGACGGCTGTACATAGGCAGCGTTCCAGCGGCGTGGACCGAGCGCCCGCAACGTCGTCGCCGGGTGGAAGGTACCGGCGCCCACTTCCATGTCGTAGGGCTGCAGGATGACACAACCATGCGCGGCCCAGTAATTATGCAGGGTCAGGATCAGGCCCTGGAACGAGCGCTTGGGATCGAGATTTGCTGGAAGTTCGGCGGTCACGGCGGCCTCGATGGGTGCTGCGGAATGCGCCACTCCCTAGTGCCCTGCTCTGAGAGCGTCAAGGCAAGTGGTGGTGGAAGGAAGACGCTGATCTTCCCCTCACCGGAGTTCGATACCTGCAACGAAGCTCGAAAAGCCAAGCAGTTAGCTTAGGGATTCACCTGCCGGGCGCCCGCTGCCTGCGACAGCTCCCCAGCGTTCGAGCCCTTTGGAAGGTCCACCGGACCTTCCAATTCGCTACATGGCCGCTTCCCGGCCCCTCGCAGGCTCAGGGCGTTCGAAGCTCGAAAAGCCAAGCAATTGGCTTTTCGTCCGCTAACGCGGACCGCTTCTCACCCCTTCGGGGGCTTGGGCTTCGGGGCTTCCTGCGCGGTCTTGTTCTCGAGCGGCGGCAGGCCCTTAAGCAATTTCTGCTCGACCGAGGCCAGCACGTCGGGCTCCGGCTTCAGGTCGCGCGCGTGGCGCCACTGGAACGTGGCTTCGAGCTTGCGGCCGACGCGCCAGTAGACGTCGCCCAGATGGTCGTTCAGCACCGGGTCTTCCGGCTTCAGCTGCACGGCGCGTTCCATTTCGCGCACAGCGTCATCGTAGCGGCCGAGCTTGTAGTAGGCCCAACCTAGCGAATCGACGATGTATCCATCGCTCGGCCGCAGGTCGGCGGCCTTCTTGATCATATCCAGCGCTTCCTTGAGGTTGGTGCCCATGTCCACCCAGGAATAACCGAGATAGTTCAACACCTGCGGCTGGTTCGGGTAGAGCTCGAGCGCCTTGCGGAAATTCGGCTCGGCCTTGGGCCATTCCTTGACCCGCTCGTAAGCGATGCCGCGCTGGTAGAAGATATTCCAGTCGGCCTTGGTCGGCTTTTTCAGCGCCGCGACCGCCCTGTCGTAGAGATCGGCGGCCGAGCGGAAATCCTGCTTGGAGGAATAAACGCCGCCGAGCGCCATATAGCCGCGCATGTCTCCGGGATTGGCCTCGACCAGCGTCTTCAGCTGCGCGATCGCCTCGTCGTTGCGGCCGAGATCGGCGAGGTTCAGGCCGGTCTGCAGCTCCGACACTTCCTTCAACGGCGAGGATGCCGGGATGCGACGGTAGAACTCGATGGCGCGGTTGCCGTCCTTGAGCTGCTCGGCCACGGCGGCAAGCTGCACCAGCACGGCGTCGCCGTCCGGCTTCAACGCCAGCGCGTATTCGAGATAAAGCCGCACGAAGGGCTCGCCGCCGCCACGGTTAAGCGCGGTGGCGAGATCGAGCAAAATCTCGGACGCGCCGTCGGCGGGGCCGGCGACAAGCGGTTCGGGTTTGTCGCCCTTGTTGATCTTGTCGCGCAGCGCCGCGATCTCGACCTTGCCGGAACCGAATTCCTCCGCCTGCTTGAGCACGGACAGCGCCTTTTCCTTGTCGCCCTGGCGGGCCAGGAAGGTGGCGTAAGCCTGGGCGGCGCGCATCCAGGTCTCGGGTGCCGCGCTGCCGGCGGCGGTGTTGCCTATCGCTTCGGAATAGGCCGCGTCGGCCTTGTCGTTCAGCCCGGCCGC
The genomic region above belongs to Mesorhizobium terrae and contains:
- a CDS encoding tetratricopeptide repeat protein, which translates into the protein MRQRRVRWLSGLALLAGLVAQTQAGLASQATDPVEINSFSGAYLSARIAENDNDLDNAIAYYKQALAFAPEDTQLQQSLMLSLIAQGRFEESLPYADKLKEVPDVERFSRLALAVDSFKKKDFAKAQYWLKLSLGADLDKLISGVMTGWAMQGAGQGADAIDYVRKLEGPEWFGLFKSFHRGLIAEAAGLNDKADAAYSEAIGNTAAGSAAPETWMRAAQAYATFLARQGDKEKALSVLKQAEEFGSGKVEIAALRDKINKGDKPEPLVAGPADGASEILLDLATALNRGGGEPFVRLYLEYALALKPDGDAVLVQLAAVAEQLKDGNRAIEFYRRIPASSPLKEVSELQTGLNLADLGRNDEAIAQLKTLVEANPGDMRGYMALGGVYSSKQDFRSAADLYDRAVAALKKPTKADWNIFYQRGIAYERVKEWPKAEPNFRKALELYPNQPQVLNYLGYSWVDMGTNLKEALDMIKKAADLRPSDGYIVDSLGWAYYKLGRYDDAVREMERAVQLKPEDPVLNDHLGDVYWRVGRKLEATFQWRHARDLKPEPDVLASVEQKLLKGLPPLENKTAQEAPKPKPPKG